The genomic window ATAGGTGGCCTTTAACATGCGATGAGGAACGCCGCCCGGCGGCGGCGAAACACTGGTCATTTATACAGAGTTAGCGTTGATTATAACAAGGCTGTCAGGGATGCCAACCGCGAAATTTCCAGATGCGGCAACAGACGCGCATCGGCGGCGAAATTACCGCCGCGATCGTTGATCCAGCAGGCCTGCATCCCGTAGCGAATGGCGCCGGTGACATCCGCTTCCAGATCGTCGCCCACGTGCAAAATAGTCTCGGGCGGCACATTCAGCAGCGTCGCCACCAGATGGTACATATCCTGCCAGGGCTTGGCGCGGCCGTCCGGGCCGGCGCGCAGAATGTGGCTGAAATAGCCCGCCAGCCCGCAGGCCTCGGGAGACGCGTTGCCGTTGGTGATCGCCACCAACGGCCAGCGGGCGCCAAGGGCCGCCAACGTTTCGTGCGTGTCTGCCGGGACATCAATCTGACTTCGCCAGAGCAAGACGACCTCCATGGCAACATCGGCGCCGGCGCGCGCGTCGTGCTCGCTGAGCCCCGCGTTACGCATCGCCAATTCGATCGAGCGCCAGCGCCAATGGCTCACATCGTGATAGATTTCCGGCTCGCGCTGACGCAGCTCACGGCGCAAACGCTGATAATCTTCTTGCCTCAGGTCGCGCAGCGCAGGATGGTAATGCTGTAGAAACCGCACCGACTCATATTCGGTGCGGGCAATCACCGGCCGGTTATCGTACAGGGTATCATCGAGATCAAAGGTTAACGCGCGCAGCGGTCGCAAAGGACGATAGAAATGCATCAGGTTTTTTCCCGTTTGGCTCGTGGGTGCGCGGCATCATACACCGATGCCAAATGCTGAAAATCGAGGTGAGTGTAAATCTGGGTGGTACTGAGGTTGGCGTGGCCAAGCAGCTCCTGTACCGCGCGCAAGTTGCCGCTTGACTCCAGCATATGGGTGGCGAAGGAGTGGCGCAGCTTATGGGGATGGATATGGCTGTTTACCCCTTGCTTCACACCCCATTCGGCGAAACGTTTTTGTACGTTGCGCGCGGAAATGCGACGTCCGCTGTTGGCGATAAACACCGCATCATCCTTGGGCGCGTAACGGTCACGTAGCGTTAACCAGCGCGTCAGCCAGGTGACGGCGGTGGCGCCGATGGGCAATTTACGCTCTTTGTTGCCTTTACCCACCACCCGCACTTCGCCGCCGCCGAGATCCACATCCGCGCAATTCAGGCCGACCAGCTCCGCCAAACGCAGGCCCGCGCCGTACATCACTTCAAGCATCGCGCGGTCGCGCAGGGCCAGCGGGTCGCGGGTATCGATATCCAGCAGGTGGTCAACTTCATCCACATCCATGTTTTTTGGCAAATGCCGTCCGTGGCGTGGCGCGGAAACGCCGCGTGCCGGGTTTGCGCCCAGCGCGTCGGTGCTCACCAGCCAGTCGAGAAAGCTGCGTAGCGCAGAGAGCCGCAGCGCCAAACTGGCGGACTGTAGCCCCTGGCGCTTGCTGCGCGCGGCCAGCGCACGCACCTGGCTCACCTCCAGCTGTCTCCATTCCGTCAGCCCCATTTCATCGATCAGGACGATAACGGTATACAGCTGCCGCTGATAGCTTTCCCGCGTTTTGGCGCTCAGTTGCAGCTCCACACGCAGATAATGCAGGAAAGCGTCTACCTGCAGCTGCAGCGGAGAGCCTGTGCCGGTCATGCCCGGCTGACCCAACGTTCCAGCAGCCCCGGTAACAGCGTGGCCAACTGCTGTAATAACACCGTGCCCATCCCGTCCTGGAAATGCTGGCTGTCGCGGCTGGTAAACATCAGCACGCCGAGGGAGCCGTCATCCCCCAGCAGAGACATGGCAACGGAGCCAACCTGCCGCACCTGAGGCAGCAGCAGCAGTTCCGGACCATTAAGCTTGCCGAGATAATGGTTGCCCTGGCCGAGGCGCTGGATCCGCAGCGGCTCGAACGCACTGCGCGCCAGCGCCAAATGGGTGAATCCGGACGGCGCGCCCAACTGCCATTGGTCGCTGAACAGCCGCACATGCGCGCCCGCGAGTCCCAGGCCGCGCGCCCAGCGCTGCAGGCGATTAAGCAGCTCCTGCAAACTCCCTGCCGCCGCCAGATCGGACTGCAGCCGCAGTAACCGATAGAACAGCGGCTCGTTGGTGCTCGCGTGTTCCATGAGGCGGGTAATATCGTCTTCCAACTGCTGAATATGGGCACGCTGACGTCCCAGTTGCCATTCCAGCAGCGACACACAGCCGCGCACCGGATGCGGCACCACCATCTGCTCCACGATCCGGGCATTACGGATAAAGAAATCCGGGTGCGTGAGCAGATACTGCACCACCTGTTCGTCATCCAGCGTTTGCGCGCTGTCCGCCTGTTCGCCGACTTGCTTCATAGATGAATAAATCCGTCATAGATATGGGTGGCCGGGCCAGTCATATACAGCGGATGACCCGGTCCGCGCCAGCTGATGGCGAGTCGGCCGCCGGTGAGTTCCACCTGTACCTGTTCCGCCAGCTGACCCTGCGAGATCCCCACCGCGACCGCGGCACAGGCGCCGCTGCCGCAGGCTTGGGTTTCTCCCGCGCCGCGTTCGTAGACCCGCAGGCGGATATGCCCGCGGTTCAACACCTGCATAAAACCAATATTGGCCCGTTCCGGAAAACGCTCGTGGCTCTCCAATACCGGTCCAAGCGTCGCGACCGGCGCGTTGTCTACGCTGTCCACGGCGATTACGCAGTGCGGGTTGCCCATGGACACCACGCCGCAGAGCACCGTCTGCTCCGCCGCACGCATAATATAGGTTTTTTCAACCCTAGCAGCGCGAAACAGCACCTGCTGCGGGTCGAAATTCGGCTCGCCCATATTAACGCGTACCGAATCGTCTTCAGTGACGGTCAATACCATACGTCCCGTTTGGGTACTGACATGGATATCGCGTTTGTTGGTCAGATTCTTCATGCGCACAAAACGGGCAAAACAGCGGGCGCCGTTGCCGCATTGCGCCACTTCGCTACCGTCGGCGTTAAAAATACGATAATGGAAATCCAGTTCCGGATCATAGGGTGGTTCCACCACCAGCAATTGATCAAACCCTACACCGCAATGCCGGTCCGACAGGCGGCGGATCATTTCGGGTGAGAAATAAACATTTTGCGTCACGGCATCCACGACCATAAAGTCGTTACCCAGGCCGTGCATTTTGGAGAACTGCATATCCCACTCCGCTGAGTAGCCGATAACGCAGCATAGCGCGTCTGCCGGCAGGAAGCGACTGCGTCGCGATTACGGCTGTTCGGTCCCGACGGCGGTGCTGCCGTCATCCCCGGGCGAGGCGGTCTGCACAGGGGACTGGGTCGAGGACCGCGTGGTCATCAGTTGACGCTTCTGTTCGCTTTTATCCGCCGGCGGAAAATAAAGGGGACCTTTCAGGCCACAGCCGTAAAGTCCTAGCAGCATCAACCCCAACGCCGCACGGCGCAATTCGCTTTTCATTTCACCCATTACCTATTGTTCATCCGTCTCAGCCTCCTATCATCGCAGTTGGCATCTGAAAAGCAACAGCAATTGTCGTTGGCAAGCGACGCGGCGGGCGCGGGGAAAGCGTGCCCCGCCGGCGAATTAGCTGCTGCGCGCGTTTTGCGCCAGCGGCGGCGCACCATTGTCAAACGGCGCGCCGCATAAATGGGACAGAACGCTGCTGCGGAACGGCACAACCTGGATGCGG from Sodalis glossinidius str. 'morsitans' includes these protein-coding regions:
- the yigB gene encoding 5-amino-6-(5-phospho-D-ribitylamino)uracil phosphatase YigB; the protein is MHFYRPLRPLRALTFDLDDTLYDNRPVIARTEYESVRFLQHYHPALRDLRQEDYQRLRRELRQREPEIYHDVSHWRWRSIELAMRNAGLSEHDARAGADVAMEVVLLWRSQIDVPADTHETLAALGARWPLVAITNGNASPEACGLAGYFSHILRAGPDGRAKPWQDMYHLVATLLNVPPETILHVGDDLEADVTGAIRYGMQACWINDRGGNFAADARLLPHLEISRLASLTALL
- the xerC gene encoding tyrosine recombinase XerC, with protein sequence MTGTGSPLQLQVDAFLHYLRVELQLSAKTRESYQRQLYTVIVLIDEMGLTEWRQLEVSQVRALAARSKRQGLQSASLALRLSALRSFLDWLVSTDALGANPARGVSAPRHGRHLPKNMDVDEVDHLLDIDTRDPLALRDRAMLEVMYGAGLRLAELVGLNCADVDLGGGEVRVVGKGNKERKLPIGATAVTWLTRWLTLRDRYAPKDDAVFIANSGRRISARNVQKRFAEWGVKQGVNSHIHPHKLRHSFATHMLESSGNLRAVQELLGHANLSTTQIYTHLDFQHLASVYDAAHPRAKREKT
- a CDS encoding DUF484 domain-containing protein; the protein is MKQVGEQADSAQTLDDEQVVQYLLTHPDFFIRNARIVEQMVVPHPVRGCVSLLEWQLGRQRAHIQQLEDDITRLMEHASTNEPLFYRLLRLQSDLAAAGSLQELLNRLQRWARGLGLAGAHVRLFSDQWQLGAPSGFTHLALARSAFEPLRIQRLGQGNHYLGKLNGPELLLLPQVRQVGSVAMSLLGDDGSLGVLMFTSRDSQHFQDGMGTVLLQQLATLLPGLLERWVSRA
- the dapF gene encoding diaminopimelate epimerase; this translates as MQFSKMHGLGNDFMVVDAVTQNVYFSPEMIRRLSDRHCGVGFDQLLVVEPPYDPELDFHYRIFNADGSEVAQCGNGARCFARFVRMKNLTNKRDIHVSTQTGRMVLTVTEDDSVRVNMGEPNFDPQQVLFRAARVEKTYIMRAAEQTVLCGVVSMGNPHCVIAVDSVDNAPVATLGPVLESHERFPERANIGFMQVLNRGHIRLRVYERGAGETQACGSGACAAVAVGISQGQLAEQVQVELTGGRLAISWRGPGHPLYMTGPATHIYDGFIHL
- the lptM gene encoding LPS translocon maturation chaperone LptM, producing MKSELRRAALGLMLLGLYGCGLKGPLYFPPADKSEQKRQLMTTRSSTQSPVQTASPGDDGSTAVGTEQP